The Gaiellales bacterium genomic sequence TGTTCTGTACGAGCGCCTGCACCTTGTCGCCGTTGGCCAGTCCGACGATGATCTGGTTTGCGTTGCCCAGATAGACGACCCGCTCCACCATGGCGGGCACCCGGTTCTCGCCCGCCGCGTCGTGCGGCTCGAGATGCACGCGCTCGGGCCGGATCACGATCTTCGTCTCACCCGTCGTGTGGACCTGGCCCTGCGCGGCGTACAGCTCGAAGTCGCCCACCGTCACGCGGCAGCGTCCATTGCTGTCGCCGTGCGCCATGGCGGTCATCAGGTTGGAGACACCGAGGAAGTCGGCCACGAACGTCGTCGTCGGCTCCTCGTACACCTCCTGCGGCGGCCCCACCTGCTCGACGCGGCCGTCGCTCATCACCGCGATCCGGTCGCTCATCGTCAGCGCCTCTTCCTGGTCATGCGTCACGTACACGAAGGTGATGCCGACCTGCTGCTGGAGCGCCTTCAGCTCGATCTGCAGCGCCTTCCGCAGCTTGGCGTCCAGCGCGCCGAGGGGCTCGTCCAGCAGCAGCACCGCCGGCTTCAGCACGAGCGCGCGGGCCAGCGCCACCCGCTGCTGCTGGCCGCCCGACATCTGCGCCGGCTTGCGCTTCTCCAGGCCCTGGAGCTGCACCAGTTCGAGCGCCTCGCCCACACGCTGGCGGATCTCCTGCTTCTGCCGCTTCTGGCGCTTCAACCCGAACGCGACGTTGTCGAACACGCTCAGGTGCGGGAACAGGGCGTAGCTCTGGAACACCGTGTTGACGTTGCGCTTGTGCGGCGGCGTGAACGCCATGTCTTCGCCGTCCAGGAGGATCTGGCCCTCGGTCGGCTGCTCGAACCCGGCGATCATCCGCAGGGTCGTGGTCTTGCCGCAGCCCGACGGCCCCAGCATCGAGAAGAACTCCCCGCTCGGCATGTGCAGGTTGATCCCGTCCACCGCCGTCACGTCGCCGAACTGCTTGACGAGGTCGACCACCTTCACTTCACCAGCCACGCCTCACGGCTCCTCTCGTTGGGGACGCTCAGGGTACAGCACCACGTCCATCGGCTAGATCCCGAACCCAGCGACGTCGTCGATCGCCGATCCCCGGTCGCCCTCGCCCCGCGTGAAGAAGCGGAAGACGGCCACGCCGCCGAGCACCGAGATCAGCGTGATCACCATGATCACCGTCGCGATGCCGTCGGTCGACGGCTGCGGCGTCGCCCGCGTCGCGTTGTAGATCGTCATCGGCACGGTGGTCGAGTTTGCGCCGTTCGAGAGCCACTGGCTGATCACGAAGTCGTCGATCGAGATCGCGAACACGATCGCGCCGCTGGCCACGACGGCCGGCAGGAGCAGCGGCAGCAGGACGCGGTAGAGCGCGACGGCGGGCGGCGCGCCCAGATCGGCTGCGGCTTCCTCGTACGACCGGCCGATCGAGAACAGGCGGCCGCGGACGATGACGACGACGTAGCTGATCGAGAAGGTGACGTGCCCGAGCACCTGCGCCGACGTGCCGAACGGCACGATGGTGAGCAGCTGTGAGAAGAGCAGGAGCAGCGAGACGCCCATCACGATCTCCGGCGTCACCAGCGGGAACAGCATGAGGAAGTTCGACGCGCCGGATCCCCGCCCGCGCCAGCGGGCCAGGCCGAGCGCGAGCAGCACGCCGATCGGCGTGGCGATGACGACGTCGAGCGCCGCCAGCTTCAGGCTCTGCCCGAGCGCACCGCGCAGGCCCGGGTCGTGGAACACCGAGTTGATCCCGGGCGCCGTGCTCGTGTACCACTTGGTGGTGAATCCCTGCCAGACCGTCAGCGACCGGCCGTCGTTGAACGAGAACTGGATCGCGACCAGCACGGGGGCGATCGACCAGATGATGTAGGCCCAGGTGACCACGACGAGGAACCGCGGCTTTCCCCACGGATTGCCGATCCAGCCGCCCGCGCGCCGCCAGAGGCTGAACTCCTTGGTGCGCGTGCGAGGTGTGGCGACGGCCTGGCTCATGCCGGCAGGTCCCTCGACGCGCGGTGGATCGTCCACATGTAGTAGCCCATCAGCAGCACCAGGAACGCGGACAGCAGGATCGTGATCGCTGCGCCGATCGTGGGCTGCGGGCCGCCGTGGAAGTAGAGATCGATCTGGTTTCCGATCATCGACGTGGTCGGTGCGCCGGACACGATGTTCGGCGTGTAGTAGTCACCGAACATGGGGAGCACGATCAGCACCGCGCCGCCGAGCAGGCCGGTGCGGGAGAGCGGGAGCGTGACATGCAGGAACGCCCGGAACGGGCTCGCGCCG encodes the following:
- a CDS encoding ABC transporter ATP-binding protein, whose translation is MAGEVKVVDLVKQFGDVTAVDGINLHMPSGEFFSMLGPSGCGKTTTLRMIAGFEQPTEGQILLDGEDMAFTPPHKRNVNTVFQSYALFPHLSVFDNVAFGLKRQKRQKQEIRQRVGEALELVQLQGLEKRKPAQMSGGQQQRVALARALVLKPAVLLLDEPLGALDAKLRKALQIELKALQQQVGITFVYVTHDQEEALTMSDRIAVMSDGRVEQVGPPQEVYEEPTTTFVADFLGVSNLMTAMAHGDSNGRCRVTVGDFELYAAQGQVHTTGETKIVIRPERVHLEPHDAAGENRVPAMVERVVYLGNANQIIVGLANGDKVQALVQNTGQELSYKQGDPVRVYMPPDALRVLADTGTAPIDDSAVPGIRPPTATEPMAGEASPNVSV
- a CDS encoding ABC transporter permease — encoded protein: MSQAVATPRTRTKEFSLWRRAGGWIGNPWGKPRFLVVVTWAYIIWSIAPVLVAIQFSFNDGRSLTVWQGFTTKWYTSTAPGINSVFHDPGLRGALGQSLKLAALDVVIATPIGVLLALGLARWRGRGSGASNFLMLFPLVTPEIVMGVSLLLLFSQLLTIVPFGTSAQVLGHVTFSISYVVVIVRGRLFSIGRSYEEAAADLGAPPAVALYRVLLPLLLPAVVASGAIVFAISIDDFVISQWLSNGANSTTVPMTIYNATRATPQPSTDGIATVIMVITLISVLGGVAVFRFFTRGEGDRGSAIDDVAGFGI